In Vibrio bathopelagicus, one DNA window encodes the following:
- a CDS encoding acetolactate synthase large subunit — translation MMKASDLLVKCLENEGIEYIFGVPGEENADFMMSLEKSDKIKFILTRHEQGAAFMAEVYGRLKGTPAVCIGTLGPGATNLITGVADANMDRSPMIVLTGQGSTHRLHKESHQIMDVIKMFEPVTKWATSIVNADTIPEIVRKSVRVARSEKPGAVLIELPEDIAKCKTTSVPMSIRRFRRSIPAEHIIDDAVMRIKKAKFPVIIAGNGCVRKRTTEPFRSLVKNTGIGVLNTFMAKGVLKPDQPESLYTIGLGVTDIGSCAIDSSDLVICIGIDMVEYQPSLWNSKGNKDIIHIDFIPAEIDQHYHPEIELIGDLADTLTLLDEKIGKSNFYFESEKRDVIREAIKKELNEHNNAVDIGLIKPQKVLYEVQKIFGENGLVLSDVGAHKMWVARHYHCEIPNGCLIPNGFCSMGFALPGAIAASIVEPQRNILAIVGDGGFLMNVQEMETARRLNSNITIMVWEDCEYGLIAWKQWAEHGRHTDLSFNNPDWKKLAEAFSWQYQFVDESTKLAGALEESNKYDGPSLIVIPIDYRENKLLTERLGEIRCNI, via the coding sequence ATGATGAAAGCATCAGATCTACTTGTAAAATGTTTAGAAAATGAAGGTATTGAATATATCTTCGGTGTTCCAGGGGAAGAAAATGCTGACTTTATGATGAGCTTAGAAAAGTCAGATAAAATAAAATTTATATTAACTCGACATGAGCAAGGCGCAGCTTTTATGGCCGAAGTTTATGGGAGATTGAAAGGTACACCAGCAGTTTGTATTGGGACTCTAGGTCCAGGTGCTACCAACCTCATTACTGGAGTTGCCGATGCAAATATGGATCGTTCGCCTATGATTGTATTAACCGGACAAGGAAGTACTCATCGACTTCACAAAGAATCCCACCAAATTATGGATGTGATAAAAATGTTCGAACCAGTTACTAAATGGGCAACTAGTATTGTTAACGCAGATACAATTCCTGAAATAGTTAGAAAATCGGTTCGTGTTGCTCGTAGTGAAAAGCCAGGAGCTGTACTAATTGAACTTCCTGAAGACATAGCTAAATGTAAAACAACATCCGTTCCAATGAGTATACGTAGATTTCGTCGTTCAATTCCCGCGGAACACATCATTGACGATGCAGTAATGCGTATAAAAAAAGCCAAATTCCCAGTTATTATTGCAGGCAATGGCTGCGTGCGTAAACGTACTACAGAGCCATTTAGGTCCTTAGTTAAAAATACCGGCATTGGTGTGCTCAACACTTTCATGGCAAAAGGAGTATTAAAGCCAGATCAACCAGAATCATTATATACTATAGGATTAGGGGTAACTGATATCGGGTCTTGTGCTATTGATTCATCTGATTTGGTTATTTGTATTGGAATAGATATGGTCGAATATCAACCTAGCCTATGGAATTCTAAAGGTAATAAAGACATTATCCATATCGATTTTATTCCAGCAGAAATTGACCAGCACTACCACCCAGAAATAGAACTAATTGGTGATTTAGCAGATACATTAACCCTACTAGATGAAAAAATTGGAAAAAGTAATTTTTATTTTGAGTCTGAAAAGCGAGATGTTATAAGAGAAGCGATTAAAAAAGAATTAAATGAACATAACAATGCAGTTGATATTGGTTTGATTAAACCTCAAAAAGTATTATATGAGGTTCAAAAAATATTTGGGGAAAATGGCCTGGTACTTTCAGATGTTGGAGCACACAAAATGTGGGTTGCGAGACACTATCATTGCGAAATCCCAAATGGTTGTCTGATTCCAAATGGTTTTTGTTCAATGGGCTTTGCTTTACCAGGTGCAATAGCTGCAAGTATCGTTGAACCTCAACGCAACATCCTTGCCATAGTGGGTGATGGAGGTTTCCTTATGAATGTACAAGAGATGGAAACCGCTAGACGTTTAAATAGTAATATAACTATTATGGTATGGGAAGATTGCGAATATGGACTAATTGCTTGGAAACAATGGGCTGAACATGGGAGGCATACTGACCTATCATTTAATAACCCGGATTGGAAAAAATTGGCTGAAGCATTTAGTTGGCAATATCAATTTGTTGATGAAAGCACGAAGCTAGCGGGAGCCTTGGAAGAATCGAATAAATATGATGGCCCTAGTCTAATCGTTATACCTATTGACTATCGAGAGAATAAACTGTTAACGGAACGTCTTGGTGAAATAAGATGTAATATTTAA
- a CDS encoding aldehyde dehydrogenase family protein, producing MNFVKTSFIANNPSSNEQSIHIVRNPYSSEAIGSVELSDQNDIALAFDNARGVFKNRKCWLSRDQRLAVLKNLVKLMKNDTDKLVHIAASEGGKPIVDTKTEVQRAIRGVELCIRYLSQNNIEPVYLHSDDSESHIRTSYSIKEPIGTVVAVSAFNHPLNLIVHQVIPAIACGNPILIKPAADTPLSCFNLVKLIYKSGLPIEWCQVLMTGSHAQTQSLITNEQVSLFTFVGSAKIGWMLRNKLSPGTRCLLEHGGVAPVIVEETADLTETVASIVKGGFYHAGQVCVSVQRVFLPDTRLKEFCDELVKQTQLLVTGDQLSEKTDVGPLIRSSEISRVESWINEAIREGATLLCGGKRTNESCLSPTLLLNPSKSSKVTQQEIFGPVIALYSYSNIGDAIEQANHTLFSFQSSVFSKDIDKSNYIARELNSSAVMINDHSAFRDDDMPFSGLNQSGLGVGGIRNTINEMQTNKMIVQRVKGDNNMEKHLKINK from the coding sequence ATGAATTTTGTTAAGACCTCATTTATTGCTAATAACCCATCAAGTAATGAACAAAGCATTCACATAGTAAGAAACCCTTATTCTAGCGAAGCTATTGGTTCAGTAGAGTTAAGTGATCAAAATGATATCGCACTGGCTTTTGATAATGCACGCGGTGTATTCAAGAATCGAAAGTGTTGGTTAAGCCGAGATCAACGCCTAGCAGTGTTAAAAAATCTTGTTAAACTAATGAAGAACGACACAGATAAATTAGTACATATAGCTGCGTCTGAAGGCGGGAAGCCAATAGTTGATACAAAAACTGAAGTACAACGAGCAATTAGAGGAGTTGAACTTTGCATTAGGTATTTAAGTCAAAATAATATTGAACCAGTCTATCTACATAGTGATGATAGTGAAAGCCATATACGGACTTCATATTCAATTAAAGAACCCATTGGCACCGTAGTGGCAGTAAGCGCTTTTAATCACCCATTAAACTTGATTGTTCATCAAGTGATTCCGGCAATAGCGTGCGGTAATCCTATTTTAATAAAACCAGCCGCTGACACGCCATTATCATGTTTTAATTTAGTTAAATTAATATATAAATCCGGATTACCAATTGAGTGGTGTCAAGTGTTGATGACTGGTTCACATGCACAAACACAAAGCCTAATTACTAATGAACAAGTTAGTTTGTTTACTTTTGTTGGCAGTGCAAAAATTGGCTGGATGCTCCGAAACAAGTTATCACCCGGAACGCGCTGCCTCCTTGAGCATGGCGGAGTTGCCCCTGTAATTGTCGAAGAAACCGCAGATCTAACTGAAACTGTTGCATCGATAGTGAAAGGTGGATTCTATCATGCAGGGCAAGTTTGCGTTTCAGTACAGAGAGTATTTTTGCCCGACACAAGGTTAAAAGAATTCTGCGATGAACTAGTCAAACAGACCCAATTATTGGTTACTGGTGATCAGCTTAGTGAAAAAACAGATGTAGGTCCTCTTATTCGTAGTTCTGAAATAAGTCGTGTCGAATCTTGGATTAATGAGGCAATACGAGAAGGAGCAACATTACTTTGTGGTGGTAAGAGGACCAATGAGTCATGTTTATCTCCTACTCTACTCCTTAATCCAAGTAAAAGTTCAAAAGTGACACAACAAGAAATATTCGGACCTGTGATCGCACTCTATTCATACTCAAACATTGGTGATGCAATAGAGCAAGCTAATCACACTCTATTTTCGTTTCAATCTTCGGTATTCAGTAAAGATATTGACAAATCAAATTATATCGCTAGGGAATTAAATTCGTCAGCTGTGATGATTAATGACCATTCTGCATTTCGTGATGATGACATGCCTTTCTCTGGTCTGAACCAATCGGGATTAGGTGTTGGAGGTATACGTAACACTATAAATGAAATGCAGACCAATAAAATGATAGTTCAAAGGGTTAAAGGCGATAATAATATGGAAAAACATTTAAAAATCAATAAGTAA
- a CDS encoding glycine betaine ABC transporter substrate-binding protein, translating into MNNEKSRRDILKYIAATAITSSSISYAQSNDKIDPLKKSNPIINLGVTNLSFHRVTAAIVAHVMNVLGKQVVRSYDLHEENFNRLKNGDVDFVSSAWLPHSHGIYKSRVEEKIATRELGLHYEPYAFWGVPDYVPINEIESIEDLTKPQVIAKMRPIIQGIGEGAGITRFSKNIMTEYNLSPYGYQFKTGTQVDCISAFEEAVSVEDWIIVPLWHPQFLHYKYRIRELKDPKKLLGGKDRAVLLAREDSLYLHFSRQEISVLDNTNLTNDIISEIDYSVNRLGLTEDEAAKKWLQENTTYLAKWLEPLE; encoded by the coding sequence ATGAACAATGAAAAATCACGTAGAGATATCTTAAAATACATAGCCGCCACAGCAATAACTAGCTCCTCAATATCTTACGCTCAATCTAATGATAAAATTGACCCATTAAAAAAAAGCAACCCAATTATAAACTTGGGTGTGACTAATTTAAGTTTCCATCGAGTAACAGCTGCTATTGTAGCACATGTCATGAATGTATTGGGCAAACAAGTAGTTAGATCTTATGACTTACATGAAGAAAACTTTAATCGTTTAAAGAACGGAGATGTTGACTTTGTAAGCTCTGCTTGGTTACCACATAGCCATGGTATTTATAAATCACGCGTCGAAGAAAAAATTGCCACTCGTGAGTTAGGTTTACACTATGAACCTTATGCCTTCTGGGGTGTGCCTGATTATGTTCCAATTAATGAGATAGAAAGTATAGAAGACCTAACAAAACCACAAGTAATTGCTAAAATGCGACCAATTATTCAAGGGATTGGAGAAGGTGCGGGGATTACACGATTTTCTAAAAATATCATGACAGAGTACAATCTAAGTCCTTATGGATATCAATTTAAAACTGGTACGCAAGTCGATTGCATTTCAGCATTTGAAGAAGCTGTTTCAGTAGAAGACTGGATAATAGTCCCTTTATGGCACCCACAGTTCTTACATTATAAATATAGAATTCGAGAATTAAAAGATCCCAAAAAACTACTTGGTGGTAAGGATCGAGCAGTGTTACTTGCAAGAGAAGATAGTCTTTACCTTCATTTTTCACGACAAGAGATATCCGTATTAGATAATACTAACTTAACAAATGATATTATTTCAGAAATCGACTATAGTGTCAATCGACTTGGTTTGACAGAAGATGAAGCAGCAAAAAAATGGCTGCAAGAAAACACTACGTACTTAGCTAAGTGGTTAGAACCTTTAGAGTGA
- a CDS encoding VOC family protein, protein MIVRGFEHFTIRTNKLKETRDFYIKLLGLRVGPRPDFNFDGYWLYLNNDPIFHLVEAAMNENDPVAKYLGMKDVDKEGSGRIDHLAFRIEGYASLLEKIEIFDWNYFERTVPNIFEHQVFFTDPNKITIELIFHDSEYKEWQKPNKGI, encoded by the coding sequence ATGATTGTACGAGGCTTTGAACACTTCACCATTCGAACTAACAAACTTAAAGAGACCAGAGATTTTTATATAAAGCTTTTAGGCCTTAGGGTTGGCCCTAGGCCAGACTTCAACTTTGATGGATATTGGCTTTATCTTAATAATGACCCGATCTTCCATTTAGTCGAAGCAGCAATGAATGAAAATGACCCGGTTGCAAAGTATTTAGGCATGAAAGACGTAGATAAAGAAGGCTCAGGAAGAATTGATCATCTTGCATTTCGCATAGAGGGTTATGCATCACTCTTAGAAAAAATAGAAATTTTTGACTGGAATTACTTCGAACGTACTGTTCCAAACATATTTGAGCACCAAGTTTTTTTCACGGACCCTAATAAGATAACTATTGAACTTATCTTCCACGATAGTGAGTATAAAGAATGGCAAAAGCCTAATAAAGGGATCTAA